A genomic stretch from Nilaparvata lugens isolate BPH chromosome 8, ASM1435652v1, whole genome shotgun sequence includes:
- the LOC111049257 gene encoding CLIP domain-containing serine protease 2-like isoform X2, producing the protein MGLRTYILLVFLPGLVLSQGIDQHRNFNLINDEKCGISNPIERQIHHGAKASLGQFPWMVLIEKQTKEIDETNQESYYQSKCGGTILNSKYILTAAHCFWFDERTTLLDADFIVPDCTRPGDVGRVIHKHEEVILHPGYDITTDFINDIALIRVKGRIIFNDMVAPICLEHGRLLEENYAGVLGSVAGFGYIEFKDTFSDLPGRNNPVCTQDLHYLPNYPILDDEKCWDEIQTCCRDLVENLNRSILPSQICAGGQVEKFTTVGDSGSPLMVLQSEGAEPPRYYQVGIVSYARLVPVFKHRFPTVYCRVRFYLEWILDNMKPL; encoded by the exons GAATAGACCAGCACAGAaacttcaatttgataaatGATGAAAAGTGTGGAATATCAAATCCAATAGAGCGACAGATTCATCATGGTGCGAAGGCCAGTCTGGGCCAATTCCCATGGATGGTTCTTATAGAGAAACAAACCAAAG AGATTGATGAAACCAATCAAGAATCTTATTACCAATCGAAATGTGGAGGAACGATTCTGAACTCCAAATACATTCTGACAGCAGCTCACTGCTTTTGGTTTGACGAGCGCACAACACTGCTTGA TGCTGATTTTATAGTGCCAGACTGTACAAGGCCTGGAGATGTAGGCAGAGTTATTCACAAGCACGAAGAGGTAATTCTACATCCTGGATATGACATCACTACCGATTTCATAAATGATATTGCTCTCATTAGAGTCAAGGGTCGAATCATATTTAACG ATATGGTGGCACCAATTTGTCTGGAGCATGGAAGGCTGCTGGAAGAGAATTATGCAGGTGTTCTGGGATCAGTTGCTGGGTTTGGATACATAGAATTCA AGGATACATTCTCAGATCTACCGGGTAGAAATAATCCGGTGTGCACTCAAGACCTACACTACCTGCCCAATTACCCTATCTTGGATGACGAGAAATGCTGGGATGAAATACAGACCTGCTGTCGGGACTTAGTCGAGAACTTGAATCGATCTATACTACCCTCACAG ATTTGTGCCGGAGGCCAGGTTGAGAAATTCACTACTGTGGGAGACTCAGGAAGTCCTCTAATGGTTCTACAATCTGAGGGCGCTGAGCCACCCAGATACTATCAG GTGGGAATTGTGTCCTATGCAAGACTAGTCCCTGTGTTCAAGCATCGCTTCCCAACAGTTTACTGCAGGGTTCGTTTCTATCTTGAGTGGATTCTGGATAATATGAAACCTCTATAG
- the LOC111049255 gene encoding ubiquitin carboxyl-terminal hydrolase 2: MTSLKYSLERLHMLKPTPGLTGLRNIGNTCFLNSIVQCLSNTRHLRYYILTNAYKKDIRSDSQGDLIVAFANLLKEIWSGSVEVANTALFKSQVQRFAPRFMGYSQQDAQEFLRYLLEGLHKDVNSADRKNRRRFDDLDDLPEPQKALESWNQYLQLENSFVVNLFVGQLKSTLTFPDCGHRSTTYEVFWDISLPIPTRSSNLQLSDCFDYFMQDETLDGDNVAKCSRCKKLRPCTKRYSIHKFPRVLVVHLKRFSPTERFRKLNVNVEFPVDGLDLTPYTDHGQRLTENGQRLTDYGQRLTDNVKGSVDYVRKSSDNVRNPVDYVRKSVDNMRNPIDYVKKPVEDHQIMIYDLYAVSNHSGSSQYGHYTAACRHPDTKQWHFFNDSNVSPLGTAKVVTSQAYVLFYEQRMPEAQEIKCCQ; encoded by the exons ATGACTTCCCTCAAATACAGCTTAGAAAGGTTGCACATGTTGAAGCCAACTCCAGGCTTAACAGGACTTCGCAATATCGGCAACACATGCTTCCTAAATTCCATCGTGCAATGCCTCTCAAATACCAGACATCTTCGCTACTACATCTTGACCAACGCCTACAAGAAGGATATCCGCTCGGATTCCCAGGGTGACCTGATCGTGGCTTTTGCGAATTTGTTGAAAGAAATCTGGAGCGGCAGTGTCGAGGTGGCAAATACAGCACTGTTCAAGTCGCAGGTACAGAGGTTTGCGCCCAGGTTTATGGGGTACAGTCAGCAGGATGCCCAGGAGTTCCTAAG GTATCTCTTAGAAGGACTACATAAAGACGTTAACAGTGCCGACAGAAAAAATCGTAGAAGATTTGATGACTTAGACGATCTACCGGAGCCTCAAAAAGCTCTAGAAAGCTGGAACCAGTACCTTCAACTAGAAAACAGTTTCGTTGTCAACCTGTTTGTGGGTCAACTGAAATCAACCCTAACTTTCCCTGATTGTGGTCACCGTTCCACGACCTACGAGGTGTTCTGGGACATTTCTCTTCCGATTCCCACCCGATCTTCAAACCTGCAGCTGTCCGATTGTTTCGACTACTTCATGCAGGATGAAACGCTGGATGGCGACAACGTTGCAAAATGCTCACGTTGCAAAAAACTTCGACCCTGCACGAAACGTTATTCGATCCACAAGTTTCCACGGGTTTTGGTGGTGCATCTGAAACGGTTTTCGCCCACGGAACGGTTTCGTAAACTCAACGTCAACGTTGAGTTTCCCGTTGACGGGCTCGATTTGACGCCCTACACGGATCACGGACAACGGTTGACGGAAAACGGTCAACGGTTAACGGATTACGGACAACGGTTAACGGACAACGTTAAGGGGAGCGTTGATTATGTTAGAAAATCCAGTGATAACGTGAGAAACCCCGTTGATTACGTTAGAAAATCCGTTGATAACATGAGAAACCCTATTGATTACGTTAAGAAACCAGTTGAAGACCACCAAATCATGATTTATGATCTGTATGCAGTTTCAAACCATAGCGGAAGTTCCCAGTACGGACATTACACTGCAGCCTGTAGACACCCAGATACCAAACAGTGgcattttttcaatgatagtAATGTGAGTCCCTTGGGGACCGCGAAAGTAGTGACGTCACAGGCGTATGTACTTTTTTATGAACAGCGCATGCCCGAAGCGCAGGAAATAAAGTGCTGCCAGTAG
- the LOC111049257 gene encoding CLIP domain-containing serine protease 2-like isoform X1, with protein sequence MCKMGLRTYILLVFLPGLVLSQGIDQHRNFNLINDEKCGISNPIERQIHHGAKASLGQFPWMVLIEKQTKEIDETNQESYYQSKCGGTILNSKYILTAAHCFWFDERTTLLDADFIVPDCTRPGDVGRVIHKHEEVILHPGYDITTDFINDIALIRVKGRIIFNDMVAPICLEHGRLLEENYAGVLGSVAGFGYIEFKDTFSDLPGRNNPVCTQDLHYLPNYPILDDEKCWDEIQTCCRDLVENLNRSILPSQICAGGQVEKFTTVGDSGSPLMVLQSEGAEPPRYYQVGIVSYARLVPVFKHRFPTVYCRVRFYLEWILDNMKPL encoded by the exons GAATAGACCAGCACAGAaacttcaatttgataaatGATGAAAAGTGTGGAATATCAAATCCAATAGAGCGACAGATTCATCATGGTGCGAAGGCCAGTCTGGGCCAATTCCCATGGATGGTTCTTATAGAGAAACAAACCAAAG AGATTGATGAAACCAATCAAGAATCTTATTACCAATCGAAATGTGGAGGAACGATTCTGAACTCCAAATACATTCTGACAGCAGCTCACTGCTTTTGGTTTGACGAGCGCACAACACTGCTTGA TGCTGATTTTATAGTGCCAGACTGTACAAGGCCTGGAGATGTAGGCAGAGTTATTCACAAGCACGAAGAGGTAATTCTACATCCTGGATATGACATCACTACCGATTTCATAAATGATATTGCTCTCATTAGAGTCAAGGGTCGAATCATATTTAACG ATATGGTGGCACCAATTTGTCTGGAGCATGGAAGGCTGCTGGAAGAGAATTATGCAGGTGTTCTGGGATCAGTTGCTGGGTTTGGATACATAGAATTCA AGGATACATTCTCAGATCTACCGGGTAGAAATAATCCGGTGTGCACTCAAGACCTACACTACCTGCCCAATTACCCTATCTTGGATGACGAGAAATGCTGGGATGAAATACAGACCTGCTGTCGGGACTTAGTCGAGAACTTGAATCGATCTATACTACCCTCACAG ATTTGTGCCGGAGGCCAGGTTGAGAAATTCACTACTGTGGGAGACTCAGGAAGTCCTCTAATGGTTCTACAATCTGAGGGCGCTGAGCCACCCAGATACTATCAG GTGGGAATTGTGTCCTATGCAAGACTAGTCCCTGTGTTCAAGCATCGCTTCCCAACAGTTTACTGCAGGGTTCGTTTCTATCTTGAGTGGATTCTGGATAATATGAAACCTCTATAG